From Musa acuminata AAA Group cultivar baxijiao chromosome BXJ3-8, Cavendish_Baxijiao_AAA, whole genome shotgun sequence, one genomic window encodes:
- the LOC103993927 gene encoding chlorophyll a-b binding protein CP29.2, chloroplastic-like, which produces MASSTAAATSPFLGTRLPEHSLAKAVGRFQAQFGFGSKKSRPKKAKAPPTSDRPLWFPGAKAPEWLDGSLVGDYGFDPFGLGRPVEYLQFDFDSLDQNLAKNPSGDVIGTRTESVDVKSTPFQPYSEVFGLQRFRECELIHGRWAMLATLGALVVEWLTGVTWQDAGKVELVEGSSYLGLPLPFNITTLIWIEVLVIGYIEFQRNAELDPEKRLYPGGKYFDPLGLAADPEKKASLQLAEIKHGRLAMVAFLGFAVQAAVTGKGPLNNWATHLSDPLHTTIIDTFSSSS; this is translated from the exons ATGGCCTCCTCCACAGCAGCCGCCACCTCCCCGTTCTTGGGCACCCGCCTACCCGAGCACAGCCTCGCCAAGGCGGTCGGCCGGTTCCAGGCCCAGTTCGGATTCGGCAGCAAGAAGTCCCGGCCCAAGAAGGCCAAGGCGCCACCGACGTCGGACCGGCCGCTGTGGTTCCCGGGCGCCAAGGCACCGGAGTGGCTCGATGGCTCGCTCGTCGGCGACTACGGATTCGACCCCTTCGGCCTGGGCAGGCCGGTCGAGTACCTTCAGTTCGACTTCGACTCGCTGGACCAGAACCTGGCGAAGAATCCGTCCGGAGACGTGATCGGGACCCGGACGGAGAGCGTCGACGTGAAATCTACCCCCTTCCAGCCGTACTCCGAGGTGTTTGGGCTGCAGCGGTTCCGCGAGTGCGAGCTCATCCACGGTCGGTGGGCCATGCTCGCCACCCTCGGCGCCCTCGTCGTCGAATGGCTCACCGGCGTCACTTGGCAGGATGCTGGCAAG GTAGAGTTGGTGGAGGGCTCCTCGTACCTCGGCCTCCCTCTCCCCTTCAACATCACCACGCTGATATGGATCGAGGTGCTGGTGATCGGCTACATCGAGTTCCAGAGGAACGCGGAGCTCGACCCCGAGAAGAGGCTGTACCCGGGCGGCAAGTACTTCGACCCCCTCGGCCTGGCGGCCGACCCCGAGAAGAAGGCCTCCCTGCAGCTGGCGGAGATCAAGCACGGCCGCCTCGCCATGGTCGCCTTCCTGGGCTTCGCCGTCCAGGCCGCCGTCACCGGCAAGGGCCCCCTCAACAACTGGGCCACCCACCTAAGCGATCCACTTCACACCACCATCATCgacaccttctcctcctcctcttaa